From one Lolium rigidum isolate FL_2022 chromosome 4, APGP_CSIRO_Lrig_0.1, whole genome shotgun sequence genomic stretch:
- the LOC124648540 gene encoding agamous-like MADS-box protein AGL62, producing MATPPSQRWAMGRRKIEIRRIESKQARQVCFSKRRPGMFKKAGELAVLCGAEVAAVAFSPGGNVFSFGDPSVESVLARFRPSNNSHEAQAAAAVGSGVRDRNHAPPELNQELGQVHALLDVEKAQREAADKALAEARAEGLQLAAWLETDVNKLGEEDLVAFVADLAKLGAADAVAARADPVPLDTLHGGGVENPHRPSCRPWWHRVHPAALRLAPVVGVVLVHGMAEHQIAQHDTSALALRGFCGDDARGQDSGVISILGCEM from the exons ATGGCAACGCCGCCATCCCAAAGG TGGGCAATGGGGCGGAGGAAGATAGAGATCCGTCGCATCGAGAGCAAGCAGGCGCGGCAGGTGTGCTTCTCCAAGCGCCGCCCGGGGATGTTCAAAAAGGCGGGCGAGCTGGCTGTCCTGTGCGGCGCCGAGGTGGCCGCCGTCGCCTTCTCCCCGGGCGGCAATGTCTTCTCCTTCGGCGACCCATCCGTCGAGTCCGTGCTCGCCCGCTTCCGCCCCTCCAACAACTCTCACGAGGCGCAGGCCGCGGCGGCGGTAGGTAGCGGCGTCCGCGACCGGAACCACGCGCCGCCGGAGCTCAACCAGGAGCTCGGCCAGGTGCACGCGCTGCTGGACGTGGAGAAGGCGCAGAGGGAGGCGGCGGACAAGGCGTTGGCGGAGGCGCGCGCCGAAGGGTTGCAGCTGGCGGCGTGGCTCGAGACCGACGTCAACAAACTGGGGGAGGAGGACTTGGTGGCCTTCGTCGCCGATCTGGCCAAGCTgggcgccgccgacgccgtggcGGCGCGCGCCGACCCGGTGCCCCTGGACACgctgcatggcggtggcg TGGAAAACCCTCACAGACCCTCGTGCCGGCCCTGGTGGCATCGTGTCCACCCCGCCGCACTGCGGCTCGCGCCGGTCGTCGGTGTCGTGCTCGTTCACGGGATGGCCGAACACCAGATCGCCCAGCACGACACATCAGCGCTCGCCTTGAGAGGATTTTGTGGCGACGACGCGCGGGGTCAGGACTCGGGAGTGATATCTATACTGGGATGTGAAATGTGA